Proteins encoded together in one Scyliorhinus canicula chromosome 21, sScyCan1.1, whole genome shotgun sequence window:
- the cdk20 gene encoding cyclin-dependent kinase 20 produces the protein MEQYNILGRVGEGAHGIVFKAKHIETGETVALKKVALRKLEDGIPNQALREIKALQEIEDNQYVVKLKDVFPHGTGFVLVFEYMLSDLSEVIRNSDWPLTESQVKGYMMMLLKGVTFCHLNSIMHRDLKPANLLISSTGHLKIADFGLARVFSNEGDRLYSHQVATRWYRAPELLYGARKYDEGVDLWAVGCIFGELLNNSPLFPGENDIEQLCCVLRVLGTPNERIWPEITELPDYNKITFKENPPIPLEQVVPDASPEAVDLLKRFLIYPSKQRISAAEALLHPYFFKEPLPAHHSELPIPQRGARKTQQRLQHQHEFHIDRPLEESVTDPDLVSQHVRVW, from the exons ATGGAGCAATACAACATCCTGGGCCGGGTCGGCGAGGGAGCTCATGGCATCGTCTTCAAGGCCAAACACATTGAG ACAGGTGAGACTGTCGCcctgaagaaagtggctctgcgGAAGCTGGAGGATGGCATTCCGAACCAGGCACTGCGGGAGATCAAAGCTCTTCAGGAAATTGAAGATAATCAGTAT GTGGTGAAGCTGAAGGATGTCTTCCCCCATGGGACGGGATTCGTGCTGGTCTTCGAGTACATGCTCTCCGACCTGTCAGAGGTCATCCGCAACTCCGACTGGCCCCTCACCGAGTCACAGGTCAAAGGCTACATGATGATGCTGCTCAAAGGGGTGACCTTCTGCCACCTGAACTCCATCATGCACAGG GACCTGAAGCCGGCTAACCTGCTCATTAGTTCAACAGGGCATCTGAAAATCGCTGATTTCGGCCTCGCGCGGGTTTTCTCAAATGAAGGCGACAGACTCTACAGCCATCAAGTGGCTACacg TTGGTACCGAGCCCCGGAGCTACTTTATGGAGCTCGTAAATATGACGAAGGTGTGGATCTTTG GGCCGTGGGCTGCATATTCGGGGAACTCCTGAACAACTCCCCGCTCTTCCCCGGCGAGAACGACATTGAGCAGCTCTGCTGTGTGCTTCGGGTGCTCGGGACGCCCAACGAGAGGATCTGGCCG GAGATTACGGAGCTTCCGGATTACAACAAGATTACCTTCAAGGAAAATCCTCCCATCCCATTGGAGCAGGTTGTCCCCGACGCCTCGCCGGAAGCAGTGGACCTCCTGAAACGCTTCCTCATCTACCCGTCGAAACAGCGGATTAGCGCTGCCGAG GCCCTCCTGCACCCGTACTTCTTCAAGGAGCCGCTCCCGGCCCACCACTCGGAGTTGCCGATACCCCAGCGGGGGGCCAGGAAGACCCAGCAGAGGCTACAGCACCAGCACGAGTTCCACATTGACCGGCCCCTCGAGGAGTCGGTGACCGACCCGGACCTCGTCTCCCAGCATGTCAGGGTCTGGTGA